The DNA segment TTTTTACTTATTGCTACCGCTGATTAATATTGGCACAGCGGATGAAGCCTTGATAGGTTCCTTACCTTAAATAAGGAACAACTCTATTATATAGATATATATAGATAATGTCAAGTGTTTTAGCTTAGAGAGTAACGAATATGCCTACACCAATTAATATCGGCACAAAAGACATTCCGCTTAAGTTCGCGAAGCGTTTGACTGAAATAGTCAACGCCGAATTTAAGAAGGGAACGTTTCTGGATAAAGTTACTCCTGTAACCAGAGATTTATTGAGGTTCTGGTTTGAAGATATATTCTGCGAAAACAGGAGATACAATTTCCATTTGGGCCAGAAACAGGCTATTTTGAACACAATTTTTGTTCATGAAATATTCAGGACATCTACTGTGTTTGATATGTATACGGCGGTTGAACAGGAATTGTTAGCTCAGATAGATATGAAAGACCTTAAAAAAGACAAATACCAGCATCCGAAATATGCCGTAAAAATGGCGACAGGAACAGGCAAAACGTGGATAATAGAGGCCCTGTTGATATGGCAATATTTGAACGCCAGGCACGAAGAAAAGCCTTCCGGGAGATTTTCTAAAAATTTTCTTTTAGTTGCCCCTGGTTTGATAATTTATGAAAGGCTGATTAACGCCTTTTCCGGTAAAGAGAACGAGGAAGGGATAAGAGATTTCAGCCGGTCAGATTTTAAACAGTTTGAGGAATTATTTATTCCACCGTCTTACAGGGAGGAAGTTTTTGGATTTATACAGAATTCCGTCTGCAATAAAGATGAAATCGGCAAAAAAGTAACGGGAGACGGTATTATTGCTGTCACCAACTGGCACCTTTTAATGGGGGTTGAGGATGAAAAAGAGATTCAAAATTCTCCCCTGGAAAATCCTTCAGGAATATTAAAAGATATCCTGCCGATAACCCCAGGAACGAGCGCTGGACATTCCCTGGAAAGTCTGGATAACCAGTATTTTAAAGGCAATGAAATTGAATTTCTCGCGAAATTGGATAATTTAGTTGTTATGAATGATGAGGCGCACCATATCCATGAAAATAAAACTTATGGTGAAGTCCAGGAAGTTGAATGGCAGAAAAGTTTGAATTATATTTCAAAGTCAAAAGGCAGTCGTTTTATTCAGATAGATTTTTCGGCGACACCTTATGACGTGACAGGAAGCGGCCAGAAAAGGACCAAACATTATTTCCCGCATATAGTAGTGGATTTTGATTTAAGAACGGCCATCCATCACGGACTGGTGAAGACTATAACTATAGACAGGCGGAAGGAAATCGCGAGCCTGCCGCTGGACTTTAACGCTGAAAGAGACGGCAGAGATGTAATCGGCTTATCTCCGGGGCAAAAGACAATGCTCCGGGCGGGCCTTTCAAAGTTGAAAAGGCTCGAAGAACATTTTATTGATCTTACGAAAGACAAGGAAGGATTTTCCGTTAAACATCCCAAAATGTTCGTTATTTGCGAGGACACAAAAGTCAGCCCCAGAGTGATTGAATACCTTGTTGAATATGAAGGGCTCAAACAGGATGAAATTGTCCAGATAGATTCGGACAGAAAAGGTTCAATCCCGGATAAAGAATGGCAGGTGATTAAACAGAAATTGTTCGATATAGATAAACACGCGAATCCCAAAGTGCTTGTATCCGTTTTAATGCTGCGGGAAGGTTTTGATGTAAACAATATTTGTGTGATTGTTCCTTTGAGGTCTTCGCAGGCACCGATATTGCTTGAACAGACTGTTGGTAGGGGATTAAGGCTGATGTGGAGGGAACCGGAATATACGGAACTAAAGGATGAAAATCGCGAGCTGCTGCTAAAACGGAAACAAGAGCCGAAAAACTATATGGATATTTTAAGCATTATCGAACATCCCGCCTTTATTGAATTTTATGATGATTTGATTAAAGAGGTTATTATTACCGAACGTGAACCGGTTGACAAAGGCGATGTCTTGGGCGATATAATAAATGTTGGTTTGAAACCGAATTATAAGGATTATGATTTATTTTTCCCTGTTATTCTGAATGACAAGGAAGAAAATCTGGTACCGGTTGAAATTTCCATTGAGAAAATGGAGCCTTTTGAATTCTTCAGCCTTGAACAATTAAAAAAGATGGTGCCTAAAGCCGGCGATGTTTTTTATTCCGAAGAGATAACGGTAAAAACAAGGTTTGGCGATTATGAGGTAAAGCCGGATGTATTCAATTCCAAGAGTTACAATGAATTTATCGGCAAAATTATTTCCGCTGTTTCTTCAATAATTGTCAAAGTCGGCGCGAGAAAACAAAAAGAATTCCCTGTAATGCAGATAAATCAGGCCGAAATCGCAAAAGCGGTCGATAACTTTATAAGATATAAACTCTTCAAACAGGAATTTGACCCGTTTTATGAAAATAGCTGGAGGGTTTTGCTTTTAATTCAGAGCGGTATTGTTGAACATATAATAAAAGAAACGAGCAAGGTAATTTATTATTTGCAGAATAATATTGACATAAGCGAAGCTCAGGTGTTGAAAAAATGGTTCTCAAGCATTCCTGTTCTGAAAATGCGAAGCAATTATTGCCTTAATATAGTAAAAACCATTTATGAAAAACAGTCATATCCATCAAATAAAGGCGGTTTTGAAAAGAGCTTTATGGAATTTTGCGATACGGATTCTAGTGTTGTGGCTTTTATAAAGGTTAATGAGCATTATCATGATTTCGCGAAGATAAATTATGTCAGGAATGATGGCATGCTTTCCACATACTCTCCGGATTTTATCGTTAAGACCAAAGATAAAATATTTATTGTTGAAACCAAGGCACAGGATAATTTAAGTAATGAGAATATAATACTTAAACAACTGGCAACCATTGATTGGATTGACAGGATTAATCAATTAAACCCCGAAAACAGGATGAATGCCGAGTGGGAGTATGTTTTGCTCGGAGAAAACACATTTAATAGTTTAAAAGATAAAGGGGCCTCTATTCTTGAAATATTTGGGTACGTTAGGATTACTAAAGATAAAATTGATGGGAAGTTGTTTTAACAAAAATAATAATTTATGTTTAAGATTATATAATTATCAGATAAAATCATAGTATAAAGAAAAAAACTGATTGGATTTTTATGGAAGAAAAATTGGACGATAATTCTAAAAAAGAAAACAAACCGGCAACCTGGGAGCCCAAGATATATGCTTTCCTATGCAACTGGTGCAGTTACGAGGGCGCGGACCTCGCGGGCGGAAGCAGAAGGCTTTATCCCGCTAATGTCAGAATTATACGCGTGCCCTGTTCGGGGCGCATAGACCCGCTTTTTATACTTAAGAGTTTCGAACACGGCGCGGACGGCGTCCTGGTATCGGGGTGTCATCCCGGGGACTGCCATTACACCGAAGGGAACTATTTTGCGAGGCGCAAATTTGTCCTTGTGAAGAAACTGCTGGAATATGTCGGGATCGAGCCGGAACGGTTCCAGGCCCGGTGGATCTCCGCGTCAGAGGCGATAAAGTTTGTTGATACGGTGAAGGAAATGACTGAAAATATACGCAGGCTCGGGTCAAACAGGAAACTGGTGAAAAATATAGGGGAAACAATAAGTGATAGGTTTTAAGTTGTAAGAACTTATAACTAAAACCTGTTACTTAAAACTTTGATAAGGAGGCATCGTGAGTATCGAAAATAACGATAACAAAAAATTTTATCCGCCAAAAAAACTAAGTGAAAAAGCCCATGTAAAAAGCATGAAAGAGTATGAAAGGCTCTATAAAGAATCCGTAGAAAACCCTGAGGTCTTCTGGGGAAGGATGGCGGAGGAAAATATTACATGGTTCAAAAAATGGGACAAGGTTTTGGAATATGATTTTTCGAATATAGGCGGAATAGAAGGCCCTTTTGTCCAGTTTTTCAAGGGCGGGAAACTGAATGTGTCATATAACTGCCTGGACAGGCATCTGAATTCATGGAAGAGAAACAAGGCGGCGATTATGTGGCAGGGAGACAATGAAAATGAGAAGAGAACGATTACATATCAGGAACTCCATTCGGAAGTTTGCAGGTTTACCAATGTGCTAAAAAAACACGGTATAAACAAAGGTGATGTTGTTGTGATATTCCTGCCGATGCTCATAGAGCTTCCTATTGCAATGCTTGCATGCGCGAGGATAGGAGCTATCCACTCGGTGGTTTTTTCGGCTTTCAGCGCCCAGGCGTTAAAGGACAGAATAAATGATTCTAACGCGAAAATGGTTATAACATCAGACGTGGGTTTTCATGCCGGAAGAGTGGTTGAGATGAAACAGAAAACAGACGACGCATTGAGAGAATGTAAAAGCGTTGAAAAAGTCATAGTATTTAACCGGGGCGGCAAAAAAGTAATTATGCAGGAGAAAAGGGATTTCTGGTGGCATGAGGAAATGAAGGCCCACGGGATTGCCTACAAGTGCGATACGGTGTACATGGATTCGGAAGACCCTCTTTTTATTCTTTATACAAGCGGTAGTACGGGGAAACCAAAGGGTGTGCTTCATACTACCGGTGGATACCTCCTTTACGCGAACCTCACAACCCGTCTTATTTTTGATGTAAGAGATGAGGACATTTTCTGGTGCACTGCGGATATCGGATGGGTCACCGGCCATACATATATCGTATATGGACCCCTTTCCAACGGCGCGACGGTCATAATGTTTGAGGGCGTCCCGACTTACCCTGAAGTGGACAGGTTCTGGAAAATAATAGAATATTACAAGGTTAATATTTTTTATACTGCCCCGACGGCAATAAGGGCGTTAATGCGTTATGGCGAGGACTGGCCGAACAGGCACGACCTTTCAAGTCTGAGGGTCCTTGGGTCGGTGGGTGAACCGATTAATCCTGAGGCATGGCTCTGGTATTACAGGGTCATTGGCAAAGAAAAGTGCCCGGTCGTGGATACATGGTGGCAGACAGAGACAGGAGGCATATTGATTACGCCTCTGCCCGGGGCGACAATAACGAAACCTGGTTCGGCGTCAAAACCCTTTTTCGGCATTGTGCCGGAAATCCTGAAAGAAGACGGGACCGTTCCCGCGGTAAACGAAGCAGGCCACCTTTTGATTAAAAAACCCTGGCCGGGTATGATCCGCGGGGTATATGGTGATAAAAAAAATGAACTGATAAAAAAAGTTTACTTTTCGAAATTCCCGGGAAAATATTTGACGGGCGACGGTTGTTATGTGGATGAAGAAGGATTTTACTGGCTGACAGGAAGAATTGATGATGTAATGAACGTTTCAGGCCACAGGTTTGGGACAGCGGAAATAGAAAGCGCGCTGGTGTCTCATAACGCTGTCGCTGAAGCGGCCGTGGTAGGGTACCCCCATGATGTTAAAGGGCAGGGGATATATTGCTTTGTCACATTAAAAAAAGAATTTTCCCCTTCCGATGAGCTGAAAAAAGAACTTGCGGCGCAGGTGAGAAAAACCATAGGCCCGATTGCCACACCGGATAAAATCCAGTTTACCGACGCGCTGCCTAAAACCCGTTCGGGAAAAATCATGAGACGGATACTTAGAAAAATTTCGGAAGGAAATGCCGAATCCGTCGGTGACACCACAACACTGGCCGATCCTTCAGTGGTGGAGGCATTGGTCAAAGGAAGAATGTAATGGATATTAATACTGAGTTACAGGAAAAAGTTTATAAACTTTTTGAAGAAGGCAGGATTGAAAGGTTCATCGGCTATGAAAAAGGGAGCCTCCCATATAAAACAAAGCCGTGTATCATAAGAAAAAAGGAAGATGTCCGCCGGTTGATTTTTAATCAATTTTGCGTAAATAACCTTTCAATTTATCTTCGCGGAAGTCCGATGAAAACGGGGATATTGGCTAATACCTGCACGTTGAGGTCAATAACCATGTTAATCCAGCAAAAACAGGTTAACCCGGAAAATCTTTTTGTTATCGCGGTAAATTGCGCGGGAATGGCGGATAAAGAAGGAAATATTCTTGACAAGTGTAAGACCTGCAATCATGAGCTGCCGAAGATATATAATGAGCTGATAGGGGAAGAAATCACTGTTTCATGTAAACCGGGTGATGAATATAATTTTATTACTGAACTGGAGAAACTGCCTGTTGAAAGACGGTGGGAATTCTGGAACAAGGAATTTGAAAAATGCGTCCGCTGTTACGCGTGCAGGAATATTTGTCCTGTTTGTTTCTGCAGGGAGTGCGTGGCGGATAAAACCATTACGCAGTGGGTCAGCAAATTAAATCAATCCTCAACAAATGAATTTTATAATCTCATGCGGATTATGCATGTTTTGGGCAGGTGCACGGATTGCGGCGAGTGCGAACGGGTGTGTCCCGTCAAGATTCCATTCAGGAAAATACTTAAAAAGATGGAAAAAGAGATAAGAGAAAAATATGGGTATATCCCGGGTAGGGATCCGTCCGAAGCGCCGCCGTTAACGACTTTTAAGGAAGGGGATCCGGAAGAAGGAATTAAATAGTCGACAGTTCATAGTGAATAGTTGAGGGAAAGATTATGGAAAAAATAATTACAAAAGATAATTTATCCAAATTGATAGAAAAGCTGGTAACAGAACACGATGTTTTTGCTCCCGTGGGCGACGAATCTTACAGCCAATTCAGGTTAATAAAACGCCTGGATGAAGCAAATTTGGAATTGATAAATACTACAAAACCTTTAAAAGAGTTGTTTCTTCCACAGAGTGAAAAACTTTTCTCTGTTTCAGGCTCCGGGGAAAATTTGGCGATCGAACCCAAAAAGCCGCTTGAGAGAAAAAGGGTAATTATCGGCGCGAAATCATGCGATGTTAAAGGTGTTGAGTTATTGACAAAAGTTTATGAAGGAGGGACTGAACCGGATGAACTTTTTTCAGAAAGAAGGAAAAACACCCTGGTTATCGGATCAAGCTGCATAACACCGGGGGATACGTGTTTTTGCAAAGAGCTGGGGATAAACCCTTTTGAAGAAGAAGGAATGGATTTAGTTTTAATAAAAATAAATGGGAAATATTTCTTAAAATCCAAAACAAAACAAGGCGGGGAATTTTTAGAGAAATTTAAAGAATATTTTGGCGGGACTTCTCCTGAAGAAATTGAGAAAAAGAAAAAACTGGAAGAGAAGATAAACG comes from the bacterium genome and includes:
- a CDS encoding DEAD/DEAH box helicase family protein, which produces MPTPINIGTKDIPLKFAKRLTEIVNAEFKKGTFLDKVTPVTRDLLRFWFEDIFCENRRYNFHLGQKQAILNTIFVHEIFRTSTVFDMYTAVEQELLAQIDMKDLKKDKYQHPKYAVKMATGTGKTWIIEALLIWQYLNARHEEKPSGRFSKNFLLVAPGLIIYERLINAFSGKENEEGIRDFSRSDFKQFEELFIPPSYREEVFGFIQNSVCNKDEIGKKVTGDGIIAVTNWHLLMGVEDEKEIQNSPLENPSGILKDILPITPGTSAGHSLESLDNQYFKGNEIEFLAKLDNLVVMNDEAHHIHENKTYGEVQEVEWQKSLNYISKSKGSRFIQIDFSATPYDVTGSGQKRTKHYFPHIVVDFDLRTAIHHGLVKTITIDRRKEIASLPLDFNAERDGRDVIGLSPGQKTMLRAGLSKLKRLEEHFIDLTKDKEGFSVKHPKMFVICEDTKVSPRVIEYLVEYEGLKQDEIVQIDSDRKGSIPDKEWQVIKQKLFDIDKHANPKVLVSVLMLREGFDVNNICVIVPLRSSQAPILLEQTVGRGLRLMWREPEYTELKDENRELLLKRKQEPKNYMDILSIIEHPAFIEFYDDLIKEVIITEREPVDKGDVLGDIINVGLKPNYKDYDLFFPVILNDKEENLVPVEISIEKMEPFEFFSLEQLKKMVPKAGDVFYSEEITVKTRFGDYEVKPDVFNSKSYNEFIGKIISAVSSIIVKVGARKQKEFPVMQINQAEIAKAVDNFIRYKLFKQEFDPFYENSWRVLLLIQSGIVEHIIKETSKVIYYLQNNIDISEAQVLKKWFSSIPVLKMRSNYCLNIVKTIYEKQSYPSNKGGFEKSFMEFCDTDSSVVAFIKVNEHYHDFAKINYVRNDGMLSTYSPDFIVKTKDKIFIVETKAQDNLSNENIILKQLATIDWIDRINQLNPENRMNAEWEYVLLGENTFNSLKDKGASILEIFGYVRITKDKIDGKLF
- a CDS encoding hydrogenase iron-sulfur subunit; translated protein: MEEKLDDNSKKENKPATWEPKIYAFLCNWCSYEGADLAGGSRRLYPANVRIIRVPCSGRIDPLFILKSFEHGADGVLVSGCHPGDCHYTEGNYFARRKFVLVKKLLEYVGIEPERFQARWISASEAIKFVDTVKEMTENIRRLGSNRKLVKNIGETISDRF
- the acs gene encoding acetate--CoA ligase codes for the protein MSIENNDNKKFYPPKKLSEKAHVKSMKEYERLYKESVENPEVFWGRMAEENITWFKKWDKVLEYDFSNIGGIEGPFVQFFKGGKLNVSYNCLDRHLNSWKRNKAAIMWQGDNENEKRTITYQELHSEVCRFTNVLKKHGINKGDVVVIFLPMLIELPIAMLACARIGAIHSVVFSAFSAQALKDRINDSNAKMVITSDVGFHAGRVVEMKQKTDDALRECKSVEKVIVFNRGGKKVIMQEKRDFWWHEEMKAHGIAYKCDTVYMDSEDPLFILYTSGSTGKPKGVLHTTGGYLLYANLTTRLIFDVRDEDIFWCTADIGWVTGHTYIVYGPLSNGATVIMFEGVPTYPEVDRFWKIIEYYKVNIFYTAPTAIRALMRYGEDWPNRHDLSSLRVLGSVGEPINPEAWLWYYRVIGKEKCPVVDTWWQTETGGILITPLPGATITKPGSASKPFFGIVPEILKEDGTVPAVNEAGHLLIKKPWPGMIRGVYGDKKNELIKKVYFSKFPGKYLTGDGCYVDEEGFYWLTGRIDDVMNVSGHRFGTAEIESALVSHNAVAEAAVVGYPHDVKGQGIYCFVTLKKEFSPSDELKKELAAQVRKTIGPIATPDKIQFTDALPKTRSGKIMRRILRKISEGNAESVGDTTTLADPSVVEALVKGRM
- a CDS encoding 4Fe-4S dicluster domain-containing protein — translated: MDINTELQEKVYKLFEEGRIERFIGYEKGSLPYKTKPCIIRKKEDVRRLIFNQFCVNNLSIYLRGSPMKTGILANTCTLRSITMLIQQKQVNPENLFVIAVNCAGMADKEGNILDKCKTCNHELPKIYNELIGEEITVSCKPGDEYNFITELEKLPVERRWEFWNKEFEKCVRCYACRNICPVCFCRECVADKTITQWVSKLNQSSTNEFYNLMRIMHVLGRCTDCGECERVCPVKIPFRKILKKMEKEIREKYGYIPGRDPSEAPPLTTFKEGDPEEGIK
- a CDS encoding 4Fe-4S dicluster domain-containing protein, whose translation is MEKIITKDNLSKLIEKLVTEHDVFAPVGDESYSQFRLIKRLDEANLELINTTKPLKELFLPQSEKLFSVSGSGENLAIEPKKPLERKRVIIGAKSCDVKGVELLTKVYEGGTEPDELFSERRKNTLVIGSSCITPGDTCFCKELGINPFEEEGMDLVLIKINGKYFLKSKTKQGGEFLEKFKEYFGGTSPEEIEKKKKLEEKINAGKNNIIDINTIKSFLDKSENDPVWDELSDICVGCGICTYLCPVCQCFDIHDERKNENFCARFRTWDTCQFPDFTQMAGGHNPRGKKKQRIRQRILHKFKYYLENFATAGCTGCGRCIQLCPVNIDILELLKKFK